A genomic segment from Paenibacillus sp. encodes:
- a CDS encoding HAD family hydrolase, translating into MRKLTDISVVIFDMDGTLYQEDTFVERYIAYMMAETEEGARSAAALRARALLTGDSPIRLGQYYHREDDVVLVRSGGIFANAYTWEGEPLEAGRFAASYASMEPTDERLLYLGDPWGVVNALRHKHRIPLETADAAFRRVREEMLEAPYAFPLDESLLQAVRELDGVTKVLMTNTYEQSALDFLRRMGLDGAFDDVVPAAEKPAGIAEYMDALVRRGIAPSEILSIGDNPWNDLLPAKRLGALTCCISPYELAEEESWDIRVHTVGELAALLRELREAKRGERSTAAQLN; encoded by the coding sequence ATGAGGAAACTGACCGACATTTCCGTCGTCATCTTCGATATGGACGGAACGTTATACCAAGAAGATACATTCGTCGAACGCTATATCGCTTATATGATGGCGGAGACGGAAGAGGGGGCCCGGTCGGCGGCGGCGCTTCGCGCGCGAGCGCTGCTGACCGGCGACTCGCCGATCCGGCTCGGGCAATATTATCATCGCGAGGACGATGTCGTGCTCGTTCGCTCGGGCGGCATCTTCGCGAATGCGTACACGTGGGAAGGCGAACCGCTGGAAGCCGGGCGGTTCGCGGCTTCCTACGCATCGATGGAGCCGACGGATGAGCGGCTGCTGTATCTCGGCGACCCGTGGGGCGTCGTCAACGCGCTTCGCCATAAGCATCGGATTCCGCTGGAGACCGCGGATGCAGCGTTCCGCCGCGTGCGGGAGGAGATGCTGGAAGCGCCTTATGCGTTTCCGCTCGACGAGTCGCTGCTTCAAGCCGTCCGCGAACTGGACGGGGTGACGAAAGTGCTTATGACGAACACGTATGAGCAGTCCGCGCTTGATTTCCTGCGTCGCATGGGACTCGACGGCGCATTCGACGACGTCGTACCTGCGGCGGAGAAGCCGGCGGGCATCGCGGAATACATGGATGCTTTAGTGCGCCGGGGCATCGCCCCTAGCGAAATTTTGTCTATCGGGGACAACCCGTGGAACGACTTGCTGCCGGCGAAGCGGCTCGGCGCCCTTACCTGCTGCATATCGCCGTACGAACTGGCGGAAGAGGAATCCTGGGATATACGAGTTCATACGGTCGGCGAGCTCGCCGCTTTGCTTCGTGAGCTGCGCGAAGCGAAGCGCGGCGAGCGGTCGACGGCGGCGCAACTCAACTAA